In Musa acuminata AAA Group cultivar baxijiao chromosome BXJ2-3, Cavendish_Baxijiao_AAA, whole genome shotgun sequence, the following proteins share a genomic window:
- the LOC135586114 gene encoding carboxyvinyl-carboxyphosphonate phosphorylmutase, chloroplastic-like: MANSTVSVAVNGPRKTRMHRLIEEEGIVLMPGIYDALSAAVLQSLGFRAGFISGYAVSASRLGMPDIGLLTPPEMADAARAICAAAPNVAFIVDADTGGGNALNVQRTVRDFMTTGAAGLFLEDQVWPKKCGHMQGKQVIPAHEHAAKIAAAREAIGDSDFFLIARTDARATAGGLSDAIARANLYMEAGADACFVEAPRSDDEMREVCKRTNGFRAANMLEGGYTPLHTPQELKELGFHLIVHSTTAVYASARALIDVLKVMKEEGTSRDQLHKLTTFEEFNSLIGLKKLNEIGARYDKFRVPPN; the protein is encoded by the exons ATGGCGAACTCCACAGTGAGCGTGGCAGTGAACGGCCCCAGGAAGACGCGCATGCACCGCCTCATCGAGGAGGAAGGCATCGTGCTGATGCCGGGGATCTACGACGCGCTCTCGGCGGCCGTCCTCCAGAGCTTGGGCTTCCGCGCCGGCTTCATCTCCGGCTACGCCGTCTCCGCCTCCCGCCTCGGGATGCCCGATATCGGCCTCCTCAC ACCGCCGGAGATGGCGGACGCAGCTCGAGCTATTTGTGCCGCGGCTCCTAACGTTGCCTTCATTGTCGACGCTG ACACGGGAGGTGGCAACGCTCTCAATGTGCAAAGGACTGTTAGAGATTTTATGACTACTGGTGCTGCTGGCTTGTTTCTCGAG GATCAAGTTTGGCCAAAGAAGTGCG GACATATGCAGGGTAAACAG gtgatacctgctcatgagcaTGCCGCAAAGATAGCAGCCGCAAGAGAAGCCATTGGGGACTCTGACTTCTTTCTCATCGCTCGAACTGATGCTCGTGCAACCGCCGGTGGCCTATCTGACGCCATTGCACGGGCTAACCTCTACATGGAG GCAGGAGCAGATGCTTGCTTCGTGGAGGCACCGCGGAGCGACGACGAGATGAGGGAGGTCTGCAAGCGTACCAATGGTTTCAGGGCTGCTAACATGCTGGAGGGCGGGTACACCCCCCTGCACACGCCACAAGAGCTCAAGGAACTGGGATTCCACCTCATAGTGCACTCCACCACCGCCGTCTACGCGTCGGCTCGCGCGTTGATCGACGTCCTCAAAGTGATGAAGGAAGAAGGCACCAGCAGAGACCAACTCCACAAGCTTACCACCTTCGAGGAGTTCAACAGTTTGATCGGACTGAAGAAACTAAACGAGATCGGAGCCCGATACGACAAGTTCCGAGTTCCCCCGAACTGA